Sequence from the Armatimonadota bacterium genome:
CGGTCGTACATCACCAGGTCCGAGAAGCGCAGTTTGCCCGTCGTGCCGAAGTCGAGGACCCGGCCCGCCAGGCGCCGGTCGAAGGCGATGGCGGTGTTGCAGAGCGGGCAGAAGGTGATGGCGACCGGCTGGCCGGCGACGGTGTCGTTCACGATCTCGTGCCAGATCAGGATCTGGAGCGGGTAGGCTCGGGCCTCGCTCCTCCACTGGAAGAGGACGACGGGTTCCCGGGCCTTGAGCCACCGGTCCCCTGCGGCCACCGTGTCGAACTTCGGGGCGTCAATGGCCGGGATGCCGTCCTTGGGCGGTCCGCCGGAGATGATCTCCTCCAGCGGGACGCTGTGTTTGGCGAAGTTCGTCTTCCACTCGGCAGTCGAGAAGGGCACAGGCTTCTCGTGTCCGGCCTGCATGAACATCGGGGGCCATAGCGCGAGCGCCAGCACCGCCAGCAGCACGGTCACCACGAGTAGCTGTCGCACGGCGACCCATCCTCCTTCCACGAGACCCGGCGGGGCGAGACCCGGCTGGGACCCACCGCGTCCGGCTTGCACCCGGCGGCCCGCCGCTGGCGCGTCAGCCGTGCCTCTCTCGGCCGATGATGGCGTCGGCCACCTCCTCCAGGTCGCGGCCGACGACCTCCGGGGGTTCGTGGACCGGATCGAGGACCATGCCCGGGCGGGCCACGAAGGCGGCCCGGCAGCCGGCCTGCATCGCCCCCACCACGTCCCACGCGTGCGCCGCCACCAGCCACGTCGCCCCCGCGGCCACGCCGAAGCGCTCGGCGGCCAGGCGGTAGGGTTCGGGCGCCGGCTTCAGCCGTCTGACCTCGTCCGCGGAGACCACGTGTTCGAACAGGTCGGCCAGCCCGGCGTTGGCGACCTGGGCTTCCGCGACGGCCCTGGTGGAATTGGTCAGCGTCCCCAGCCGGAAGCCGGCCGCGCGCAGCCGCTCGAGGCTCGCCCGTATGTCCGGATGGGGCGGGAGCTCCAGGATGGCCCTGAGGATGCGCATGCGGTCATCCTCGGTCAATGGCCGCCCCAGTCGTGCCGCCACCATGTCCAGCGCCCCGCGGGCGATCGTCCCGAAGTCGACGTACCTGCCCACCACGACGGTGACCAGGAAACTCTGGACCAGCTGCTGGAACCACTGGCGTCGGACGGCGGCGTCCCCGAAGACGCGTTCGAAGAGCGGGTCGAGCGCCCGCAGGTCGAGCAAGGTCTCGTTCACGTCGAAGACCACGACGCGGGCCACCCGCCCGCCCCCCTCCCAGGCTCAGCCTGTCCCTCCCTCCCACTCAGTGGGAAGCGGCCTCGGCAGCCTTCAGGACGGCCTCCCGGGTCGTCTCCTGGCCGTGGGCCTGGCGTGTGTGGTCCTGGGCCTTCCGGACCAGCGTCTCTTCGTCGTCCGCGTGCACCACGTATCCGCATCCGCAGCTCCAGTGCATGTGTGGCATGCTCACCCCTCCTGGTATGCCGTTCGGCTCCATCCGGTGACGAGGA
This genomic interval carries:
- a CDS encoding DUF1059 domain-containing protein, whose product is MVHADDEETLVRKAQDHTRQAHGQETTREAVLKAAEAASH
- a CDS encoding haloacid dehalogenase type II, translated to MARVVVFDVNETLLDLRALDPLFERVFGDAAVRRQWFQQLVQSFLVTVVVGRYVDFGTIARGALDMVAARLGRPLTEDDRMRILRAILELPPHPDIRASLERLRAAGFRLGTLTNSTRAVAEAQVANAGLADLFEHVVSADEVRRLKPAPEPYRLAAERFGVAAGATWLVAAHAWDVVGAMQAGCRAAFVARPGMVLDPVHEPPEVVGRDLEEVADAIIGRERHG